The Citrus sinensis cultivar Valencia sweet orange chromosome 4, DVS_A1.0, whole genome shotgun sequence DNA segment taAAATGCTCTAGTAAATCTTttgttagaaaaataaataaatgttcctttcaaaaaacaaaggttaatctttctttcaaaaatatatgatGATGAATAATAGTAAATGACGGGGATGATGATCCATTAATTGCGAGGATAAATTGTCAACTAAATGAACGGAATATTCTCCGCGAAGCatgtgaaagaaaaaatatataaataaataaactacgTGGAAGAAAACATACGACGTGTCGATTTCCCAGTAGATAAGGAGTGCGAAATTAGTGTATAATGGCTGGTAGGTGACCGGTCTCCTACCAAATAAACCGCCAAAGAATCGTGATACGAGTTATTCAATTCTTTATAACTCCAAGTTACCGGGGTACGACACATTGGGGAAATTTTCGGATGCATCACGATATTTCCAAGAGATCGCCTTACATGATCCCTTGCATGGCCGGTCCGAGAATCTTCTTGTAAGAAGTTTCAgctgaatttttgtttttttttttacaagtgCTGTTTTTAGccaaattctctttttattatttatcattgtAGGAAATATCCATTATTCCCTAAAAAGTGTCACatattataagtaattttatgtatGAACTATGCTCATATTATGTCATCttcaaaatatacaaattcaaaaaaagagTATCAACTAGTACGTTTTGTCGATGTTATCCAACTATCTAAGTcgaaattaatgatttttgtgcaaatttattaatatcaattctCAAGCCAAAAAATATTGATCGTAAAATACttttctaaaaagaaattggcatagagtaaaaaaaaaattccttttaaagcatttgaaattatgataaattttttaattataataaagttAGTACAAAATCAGggacattttatatttctatttattaatagaatttttataaaagcaactttataaaatatttgaatatactGCAACCAAATTCATATAGgtttcaatatattaaaaactgtattttttatttattagtatatTGAAATTTGTGTTCTTTTATTCGTTAGTAATATTCTCATTTTGTTAATAAGAATGTCCTCACTTGAGAATACAATCCTCACTTGAGAATAcaaacacacatatatataaaattatagccTAATGATAACCCAATTATCTTCCCTTTAGGCAagcaaagtttaaattttagatcTCTTGTGTCCACTAAAGAGATTCTACTAACTAAACTAGTTGGCAACTACAATATAACCatttttttgaatcattttGTTTAGTAAATTGTGTATAACAATTCTATAAGTGTAGTATTTACTCTCTCTAAAATGACAAGGTTGGTAGCTGTTTGcactaatattttatgatagtttcatagagtgtgaataattaagattatatTTGAAGAATAATGATCATGTGGATGAAAtacttaaaatataatgatGTTCTTAATTAGTGCTGTCgagttaattatatatatatatatataacagaaaataaatttaatgtaggATAATTAGAAAGTCCTTCTAGACTTGAAGTTCAGCCCAATTATACAGTGATGTTAAATTAATCACCTAATACTTAGTATGACATATGCTCGATATATCATAGTTGAAGTATAgtctaaaaatatattctccaaaaaatcaagaaaattaatcCCACCATACAAACTAGTAAAAATACTCAAATCCGGTTGAGAATGTATCTATTAGACTCctattaaaacaataaagtgATTTGtaacaatataatttaaaataattagggAGCATTAATCCTAAGCTCATAtatagaaattatttaaatcttgCAAAATTTCCCACCTCTACCTTTATTGTCTTGATCAGACCATCACGTCAAATTCTCACCAAGTTTAGAACATCTCCAAATGCATATATCTCTTTCTCATCTCACCCATAGAttgcaaagaataaaaacgagaaattgaaaaaatcaaaGCGAGTTGAGAGGGAAAGCCAACGCACATGACTGGTGACACAAAACAgcagatttaaaaaaaaagatccaGTGAGGGAGTCCAGACCCCagttaatatttcttttatttttctttattgttatttttgtttctgttcACTCTTTTGACGGAATCTCCAATCCAAAACTTGTAACACAACACCAACTCAGAAAAATGCCCatctggttttttttttataatctgtttccaagaattttaatctattctcaaggttaaaataaaaaagaaaaaattgaagcaaAAAAAAACAGAGCAAAAAGCAAAGCAGAGGAAAAACAGAGCGGAAGCAGAGTGTGATTAGTTGATGGGGTTAATGTATGAGGATGTGGTGGTGATAAGTCAAGCAGAGAAGCCAGGTGATTGTACTGTGATCACCGTGAACTGTCCTGATAAGACTGGCTTGGGCTGTGATCTTTGCagaattattttgctttttgggCTTAGCATTTCCAGAGGAGGTAACCAAAGTTTCTTCGTTGGCTTTGGATTTGTTTCTGTTTTGCTTTCTAATATTTATGTGAATTGTGGAGGTTTTTCgagtttgttttgaaattgtaATAATGGGATCTGAAGTCTGGAGAAACAGCTAGTGGGATATTATTGGTTTTGAATTCTTGTTCatgtttttgttaaattttgaaattgttaGTTCAGGGCTCCAGTTGACCTTCACTCTTGAGGCTTGTTGTTATGTTGAAGATGGGTGCTTttaatgcctttttttttttatgttcttGTTGAATTTAGGGTTCCATGAAATGAGTCGATTTGATTTGATATTGAAATACAGGACATTGGCATtagtcattttctttaaaattattatgctTGAGATTTCAGGATTTAagattactaataaataacagTTCGaagtcattttaaattttaaatttgtgaaTTTATTTAGCAACTGTTTTGTGTTGGTTTCCTTTGCTGCAGATTTATCAAAGGATGGTAAATGGTGCTACTTAGTCTTTTGGGTAGTGGGGAAACCGACCACAAGGTGGAGTTTGTTGAAGAACAGGCTTTTGGAAGTTTGTCCTTCATATTTTTCGACTTCCCGAATCTACTCTTACCGGCTTGAAAACCAGCAGCAGCCAAAGCCACCGGATGTGTTTCTTTTGAAATTCTGGTGTTTTCAAGACAGAAAAGGACTCTTGCATGgtactcctttttttttgccccTCATATCACTTTTAGTTTTCCTCAGAAAATGTTTTCAAGTATATTTGTCACTCCTTCCTTTACTggatttttcatatttttgcaTACATGTGATCGAAGTGGTATTCATGGAACAGATCAGATATATCTTTcagttattttgattttttgctttttcacACCTTGTAGATGTAACTGAGGTTCTTTGTGAGCTTGAGCTTACAATAAAGAGAGTAAAAGTATCCACTACCCCAGATGGGAGAGTAATGGACCTCTTTTTTATCACCGATACCAGGTTTGATATTCTTGAAACTTTTTCCTTTAGTGCTAGACTTTCAGCTTCTTTGTTTGttctgttttcattttttttttaactctttaaaGTCCTTTTGATTGCTCagaatacaaaagaaaaagtaaagagAATTTAGATTTGTAATTGGCAAAATTTTTATGTCTCTCAAGTGCTAATTgagttttcaaattctcttcAGCCTTCTCTTGTTGTAACCAAAGAGAAGAATAAtgagattaatgttattgaCTTGTAAAAAATGTCTATGCTGTACATGTGAGTTAGGTTAATCCATGTAAGAGGTGCAGACATAATAATGTTGAATGGAATCAGTTTTCCCCAGTCCTGGCATCtattttgaataaaacaaaatgatagCAAATGGTTATGCATCTAATTTCCCTCTAACCTaccattttatctttttgctGCTGATTCAGATTGTGGATCTATCAGTCTCCTCAAATAGGcacaaaaaaaccaaaaaaaaaaaaaagggagtgGGTGATACTgtgttttcataatatttttttctgtaaagGTCAATGAAGTGGATGAAGCACTGCACACAGGCTACTATTAAATCAATGTGTTGAGGTTTGCCGATTGCAGTCTTCATAGATTTGCAAATGCTTCAGATTTTGTTAAACTAACGATTTTAAACTTGTAACTTGGTGTTAGTTCAAGGAGAAATGGCTTCAAGTCACCATGTTGAGAATCATTGCGTTAAACTGATGAACAAGTTGCATGTAGTCCAATGTCATAAAAAGTTTCAGTTAGTTACGAATTCAAGTGATGCTGGTATTGACTGTTTATCTTGAtttgtaaagaaaaatagtgatGGTGTAGCGGTTACTTTTCCATTAGAGAGATATCATTGCACCCAGAAATATGGTTTAATCAACGCTATTCCTTGTTCCCTCTGGAAAAGTTATTGTAGCTGGTGACTTTGCGTTGTATGTATGAACGATTGCAgtcatttctttatttttctttagggaGCTACTTCATACAAGAAAAAGGCGGGAGGAAACAATTCATCATTTGGAAGCTGTATTAGGGAAAACCTTGATAAGTTGTGAGATTGAATTACCTGGCCCAGAAATCACTGCTTGCTGCCATGGATCCTCATTTCTTCCGTCTGCAATTACAGACGAGATGTTCAGTTTGGAGCTGCCTGCCGAACAACCAAATGGATTTCTTGCTTCTGCCCCTGTATCCATTGCGGTGGACAATTCATTTAGCCCTTCTCACACACTCATTCAAATCCTCGGTCAGGACCACAAGGGTCTCATTTATGATATGATGAGAACTCTCAAGGATTACAATACCCAGGTAGTTCTTTAAGTCATTTACTTTTGTATAGACACAGATTCATTGCCTTCGAGAGCAGTTCTTAAACTGATCCTGGAAATAATTTGTGTTTCATTACAGGTCTCTTATGGACGTTTTTTTGCAAAACCGAGAGGTAACTGTGAGGTGGACTTGTTCATAATGCAAGCAGATGGGAAGAAGATAGTTGATCCAAGCAAACAAGATGCATTGTGCTCTCGTCTGAGAATGGAACTTCTGCGACCCCTTAGGGTAGCTGTTGTGAACAGGGGCCCTGATGCTGAGCTGCTTGTTGCCAATCCCGTCGAGTTATCTGGCAGGGGCCGGCCTCTTGTTTTTTATGATATCACGCTGGCTCTCAAGATTCTCAGCATATCCATCTTTTCGGTACTACCTCTAATTCATTTTCTACCTTCGTAAAATTGAATCTCTTTCGAAGTAATCCAACAAGTGATGCTATCTTATTGTGTATCTTATTGTGTTCTGATTATCTCAGGTAGAAATAGGGCGATACATGATCCACGACCGGGAGTGGGAGGTATATAGAATCTTACTCGACGAAGCAGATGGCAATCTTGAGCCAAGGAACAAAATCGAAGACCTTGTAAGAAAAATACTAATGGGTTGGGAATAGAATCTGTTAAGCTACTATCTCAGTTAACGATTATTAAAAATCTTCACTATCGTTGTACAGCTCATCTTCTTACTTCTGTAGCCATTTTAATCTCTTACCATAGTCTACAGTTAGTCCTACTAACTCACAATACTACAATGTAAATGTTGAAATGCTATTATGAGAAATGATACGTTAGTTCTTTGTTCAATTTCCCTCTCTTTGTTTGACATTTAAGCAAACGCTTCAGAGCTCTGCACTGAATTTTATCGGCCCGATTTGTTTGACCCAGATTTTCATTGACAAATTAGCTGGGTTTTTTGgctttcaaaaattaaataataatttaaaatataaaaaaaatctgacatataatcaaatatcaatatacagccaaaaaattaattgggtagaaaatttaaatgcaaaaagaaaagtcTTTCCAAAGAGTTCCTAAAAATGAAGCCAACACAGCACAACTCCAACACTTCTTCTTGACTGTTTGTAATGTTGCATGTGTGGTCCGATGCCCCACGTGGGCCGATGGCCTTTTGCTTCCACGGTTGTTAAACGTTTGTTGGGACCCACTTCACCATCTTCCCTCCAATCCCATCGGAGATACCTTCGAATCTTCCTCTCCAGTCATATCCTCTTCCTGTTTTCAATTTACAAAAACAGGGAAACACCCTGAAAGCAGAATCAcagaaaacagaaaaatagtaataaatagtTTAGACCATAGACTAGCCTCCTTCcctgtatatatttttatctccAAAATATTCCTAAAAATATTCCTCGGCTTTGTctttgcttcttcttcattttctgtacaaaaaaatagaaaagcagaaacttttttttttttctctctctctctctgttttttttttttgaaaatgagaaCTTTGAATTCGCGGTTTATGCTTATAGACATAAACAGTTCATGGCATTCTGCAAACCAGGCACCAATCTCAACTCTAAAGTACATCCAGAACACCAATTTCATCACCTCATTCTCTTCGTCATTTCGTCGAACACGTCGCGCGCGCAAGACGCTCGTCTCTCAGAAACCAACGCCGCCGTCGATTCATCCGCCGACTGTTAGGCGGCCGAGCGATTGGGCACCGCCTAGAAATGGGTCGGTCTCGGATTCTCCGAACTCGGCCTCAACTTCGAGGTCTGGGGCGGATATTGAGCTGGAGttgtttttgaaattgttGCCATCGAGGATGAGGAGAGAGTTGTGTATGCATAGAGAGCTTGGTGACTTGATTGAGGTGGTTATGGACTTGGGAAGAAAGCCTCTTGCAAGGTTTCCTTCTGGGGATTGGGTGATTTCAGAGCAAATTGTGAAGCATGAAGATTTAAAGCATGCGGTATCTAAGGTGTAATAAATACACGTTTAATTTTACTCTCTTGAGTTTTTAATATGATGGATCATATTATATACATAGAATTATTTCTTTGGATTATGTTCCAATAGAAACTATTTTTGTATAATATTACCATTGTTAAGTGGCTTCTCTTGTTTGAAAGTGACtgctgtattttaaaattatcttgtATTATTATGACTTATGTATCAATAAGATCTTACATACTGTTTgatgtatttatattttaaattattggagATTGCcaatcttgattttcttgtgtTTCCACATGCTGATTATTGGTAGATGTACTTACATTGTTATATCCTGCTGTAAATAATGGTTTGAAATCTGCATGCTTGGT contains these protein-coding regions:
- the LOC102614654 gene encoding ACT domain-containing protein ACR10; this encodes MGLMYEDVVVISQAEKPGDCTVITVNCPDKTGLGCDLCRIILLFGLSISRGDLSKDGKWCYLVFWVVGKPTTRWSLLKNRLLEVCPSYFSTSRIYSYRLENQQQPKPPDVFLLKFWCFQDRKGLLHDVTEVLCELELTIKRVKVSTTPDGRVMDLFFITDTRELLHTRKRREETIHHLEAVLGKTLISCEIELPGPEITACCHGSSFLPSAITDEMFSLELPAEQPNGFLASAPVSIAVDNSFSPSHTLIQILGQDHKGLIYDMMRTLKDYNTQVSYGRFFAKPRGNCEVDLFIMQADGKKIVDPSKQDALCSRLRMELLRPLRVAVVNRGPDAELLVANPVELSGRGRPLVFYDITLALKILSISIFSVEIGRYMIHDREWEVYRILLDEADGNLEPRNKIEDLVRKILMGWE